The genomic DNA TTAATCAAACTATGGAGGTTAAGGGAATGGCGAAACACAAAACTCCTCTGTTGGATCAGCTGGAAAGCGGCCCGTGGCCCAGCTTTGTATCCGACATCAAACAGGAGGCTGAAGCTCGAGCCAAGAACGAGAAGGGACTGGATTATCAGATTCCTGTCGATTGTCCCGATGATTTGCTGGGCGTCCTCGAAATGTCCTACACTGACGGCGAAACTCACTGGAAGCACGGCGGCATCGTCGGCGTTTTCGGTTACGGCGGCGGCGTTATCGGTCGTTACTGTGACCAGCCCCAGATGTTCCCCGGCGTTGCTCACTTTCACACCGTCCGCGTGGCTCAGCCCAACGGCAAGTGGTACAACACCAAACTGCTGGGCGACCTGATGGATATCTGGGACCTTCGCGGTTCCGGTCTGACCAACATGCATGGCGCCACCGGCGACATCGTGTTCCTGGGCACCACCACCCCGCAGTTGGAAGAAATCTTCTTCGAGCTGACCCACAACCTGGACATCGACCTCGGTGGTTCCGGTTCCAACCTGCGTACCCCGGCAACCTGCCTCGGCATGTCCCGTTGCGAATACGCCTGCTACGACACTCAGGAACTGTGCTACAATCTGACCATGGAATACCAGGATGAGCTCCACCGTCCCGCATTCCCCTACAAGTTCAAGTTCAAGTTCGACGGTTGCCCCAACGGTTGCGTTGCCGCCATCGCCCGTTCCGACCTGTCCTTCATCGGTACCTGGAAAGACCCGATCAAAGTCGACCAGGAAGCTGTTGCTGCCTACGTCGGTGGCGAGATCGCTCCCAACGCCGGCGCCCACGCCGACCGTGACTGGGGCGCATTCGACATCCAGAAGGAAGTCGTTGACCTGTGCCCGTCCAAGTGCATCTCCTACGAAGGCGGCAAGCTGATCATGGATCACAAGGAATGTGTCCGTTGCATGCACTGCATCAACACCATGCCTCGTGCCCTGAAAGTCGGTGACGAACGCGGCTGCTCCATCCTGTGCGGCGCCAAGGCCCCGATCCTCGACGGTCCCCAGATGGGTTCCCTGCTCGTACCTTTCATGGAAGTCAACAAAGACGACGATTACCAGTCCATCAAGGACCTCATCGAAGGCGTGTGGGATTGGTGGATGGAAGAAGGCAAGAACCGTGAGCGTATCGGTGAGACCATGAAGCGTCTCGGTATGGCTGCTCTGGTCAACGCCGCCGGCGTTCCCGTTGACGCCCGCCAGGTCCAGGAACCTCGCCACAACCCCTACATCTTCTGGAAAGCTGAAGATGTTGAAGGTGGTTGGGAACGCGACATCAACGATTTCCGCAAGCGCCACCAGCGCTAAAAAGAGGAGTGAAATAATATGGCTTTTATTTCTTCCGGGTACAATCCCGACAAACCGATGGAAGGTCGGATTTCCGACATTGGCCCTCGTCACTTTGGCGAGTACCTGCCCCCGGTTATCAAAGACAACTTTGGTAAATGGGATTACCACGAAATCATCGAGTCCGGCATCCTGCTGCACGTAGCCCAATCCGGCGACAAGACCTACACTGTCCGCGCCGGTACCGCTCGTCTGATGTCCGTCACCCATATCCGTGAAATCTGTGAAATCGCTGACAAGTTCGCCAAGGGCTATGTCCGTTTCACCACGCGTAACAACATTGAATTCCAGGTGGAGACTGAAGCTGCTGCCAAGGAACTGAAGGCGTATCTGAATGGCCAGACGTTCGCCGGCGGCTCCATCAAGTTCCCGGTCGGCGGCACCGGCGCTGGTGTGACCAATATCGTTCACACCCAGGGCTGGGTCCACTGCCACACCCCGGCAACCGATGCTTCCGGTACCGTTAAAGCTACCATGGACGTTGTCTTCGACGACTTCACCAGCATGAAGCTTCCCGCTCCGGTCCGCATCTCCATGGCTTGCTGCCTGAACATGTGCGGCGCTGTCCACTGCTCCGATATCGCGATTCTCGGTATTCACCGCAAGCCGCCGATCATCGACCACCAGTACCTGGACAACCTGTGCGAGATTCCCCTGGCCGTCGCTGCCTGCCCCACCGGTGCAGTCCGCCCGTCCAAGGTCGAGCTCAACGGCGAGACATACAAGACCGTTGCCATTAAAGAAGAACGCTGCATGTTCTGCGGTAACTGCTACACCATGTGCCCCTCGCTTCCGCTGTCTGACGGCGACGGCGACGGTATCGCCATCATGGTCGGTGGTAAGATCTCCAACCGTATCACCAAACCCTCCTTCTCCAAGGTTGTGGTTCCCTTCGTGCCCAACGAGCCGCCTCGCTGGCCCACGCTGACCAAGGTGATCAAGAAGATCCTCGACACCTACGCAGCTGATGCCAATAAGTACGAACGACTGGGCGACTGGGCCAATCGTATCGGTTGGGAGCGTTTCTTCGAGAAATGCGACCTGCCTTTCACCGAGCATCTGATTGATGACTTCCGTGATCCGGCATACTACACTTGGCGTCAGACCACGCAGTTCAAGTGGTAATATAATGAAGCTCCGGGGTACGGCTTTTTGCCGTACCCCGTCTTTCCAAAAAGAAGGAGTCCGTTATGGTACTCGATCCTGAAGCTGCAAAAGCTGAAATTCTCAAGTTTTGCGAAGAGAAATCTGCTAATAAGACCAAGTTCTACTTCAACGATTTCACCAAGCTTTTCCCGGATGAGAAAACGCGTGACGTCAAGAAGGTCCTGACCAAACTGATTCAGGAAGAAAAACTGGTGTTCTGGTCCTCCGGGTCCACCACCATGTATGGTCTCGCCGGAGCTGGCAAACAGGCCGCTTCCGAGGGCGAAAGCTAGTCTCAAGCCGTATTCGGTATTTAAGGCCTTGTCCTCATCGTACAGGTGATGGGCAAGGCTTTTCTTAGTTTTTAACAGCATCGATATTTTGCAAAATTACATTCCTCGCATACTCCTTGCCGGTTTGTCCGGCGGCACGGGAAAGACCATAGTTTCCCTGGCCCTTGTGCGTGCCTTCAGTCGGGCAGGTAAAACCGTTGCCCCGTTCAAGAAGGGGCCTGATTACATCGACGCTCAGTGGCTCGGCCTGGCTGCCGACCGCCCCTGTTCCAACCTGGATCCGTTTTTCCATACCCGGGATGGTATCCGTTCTGTCTTTTTCCATAAATCTCTTGGTGCCGGTATCAGCATCATTGAGGGCAACCGGGGGTTGTTCGACGGCATGGATGAGCATGGAACCTGTTCCAGCGCCGAGTTGGCGCGTATGCTCGAAGCACCGGTCATCCTGGTCATCGACTGCACCAAGATGACCCGGACCACGGCCGCCATAGTCAAAGGGTGTGCCGCATTCGAACCCGGCCTGAATCTGGCGGGCGTCATTCTCAACCGCACGGCCGGAGAGCGGCATCGCTCGGTGCTGCAAAAGTCCCTGGAGGCCCACACTGATATCCCTGTGTTGGGTATGCTTCCCAAGATCGGTAACAATCCCATACCCGAGCGGCACATGGGACTGATGTCCGATCAGGAGTACGACGGATCTACCCATCTCGATGCATTGGCGGACATGGCCGAGGAGTGGCTGGATCTCGATGCCGTCGAGCAGGTAGCTCGGTCTGCCCCGGATTTTGGTCCCAACCCCCCAACGATTTTTCCCGGCCTTGCTGCCGAAAAGTCCGTGCGCATAGGGTATGTGCACGATGCAGCCCTCTGGTTCTACTACCCGGAAAACCTGGAAGCGCTGGAACATGCCGGAGCCGAGTTGGTCCGGTTGAGCATTTTGTCGGATGAACCGTGGCCTGAGATCGACGGCCTCTATCTGGGCGGTGGGTTCCCCGAGGTCTTTGCCGAGCGCATTGCGGACAACAGGAGTATCTTGGACAAATTGCGTTCCCTGTCGGAAGCGGGTTTGCCCATCTATGCCGAGTGCGGCGGCTTCATGGTGCTGTGTGATTCCCTGGAGATGGACGGAAGCGCCCATCGCATGGCCGGTATATTTCCACTGGGTACGTCATTCTGCCCCCGGCCCCAGGGATTGGGCTATACCGAGGGTGTGGTCGTCGAAGATACCGTGTTTTTCCCCAAGGGCGCACGTCTTTTGGGGCACGAGTTTCATTATTCCATGTGTGTTTCCGAAAATGCTGCCCGGTTGCATCGGGGGTTGAAAATGGTCCGCGGACAGGGCAGCGCCCATGGTCATGACGGCTTCATTTACAAGAATACCTGGGCCGGCTACAATCATATCCATGCACTGGCCATACCGGGTTGGGCCGAAAATTTCGTGCATGCTGCCCAAATCTGGCGTACGGCCGGGCAGCAGTAATTCCCTTGTCTGGGCGGGGTCTTTCATGCAAGACTGAGACCTGGCTCACTTAATCAAATACATCAAGAGAGATAATACAATGAGCATACCTTTTATCGATTTGAAATCACAGTATAAGCAAGTTGAATCCAGTATCAGGAAAGGCATTGACGGCGTCCTTGAGCGCGGTGCCTATGTCATGGGCCCGGAAATCAATGAGATCGAAGCCAAACTGTCGAATTACAGCGGCGTGAGTTTCGGCGTGAGCTGCTCCTCCGGCACGGACGCCCTGCTCATGGCACTCATGGCCTTGGAGGTCGGGCCGGGTGACGCTATCTTCACCACGCCGTTTACCTTCATAGCCACGGCCGAGGTGGTGGCTTTGCTCGGAGCCACGCCCGTGTTCGTGGATGTCGACCCGGTGTCCTTTAACCTGGATGCCGATGATCTCAGACGCAAGATTCGGGATATCAAGGAAAACCGTAAGGAACTCACCCCCAAGGGCGTGATCGCCGTCGACATCTTCGGCCAGCCTGCGGACTATGATTCCATCGAACCGATGGTCCATAACTCCGGCCTGTTCCTCATCGTTGATGCAGCCCAGTCTTTCGGGGCCACCTACAAGGGCAAACCGGTCTGCTCGCTGGGCGATGTGGCCTGCACGTCCTTTTTCCCGGCAAAGCCTTTGGGCTGCTACGGTGACGGCGGCATGGTCTTCGTGCACAACGAGGCCCTGAAAAAGTTGCTGGTGTCCATCAGGGTCCACGGCATGGGGGAACACAAGTACGACAACGACCGGTTGGGTCTTACCGCTCGCATGGATTCCATCCAGGCAGCGATTCTGTTGGCCAAGTTCGAAATATTCCCCGAAGAAATACTCAAGCGCCAGGAAGTGGCCGACCGGTATAGTGCGCTTTTGTCCGAAGTGGATGGCCTGACACCGCCTTCGGTTCCCGAAGGGAGCACCTCGGTCTGGGCGCAATACTGCGTGCTGGCGCGGGATACCGAACAACGCACCGAAATCATGGGCAAGTTGTCCGAGGCTTCCATTCCCTCGGTTATCTACTATCCCAAGCCCCTGCATCTCCAGAAGGCTTTTGCGGACCTGGGGTATGCGGTCGGGGATTTCCCGGTTGCCGAGGACGTGTCCAGCCGCATATTTGCCCTGCCCATGCACCCCTATCTCACGGCTGAGGATCAAGAAACCATAGTCAATGTGATCAAGGGCTAGGCTGGCGTATGGGCCTGACAAGCTGGTCGAGCATGGTGCGGGCGCTTAAGCCCGTGGCCGCCGGGGTGGCTTTGGCCTATTTGGTCACCGCCCTGGTGGACGGCCCGCCGCCCGTGAACTTTCGGCCTGAAAATCCCAACTCCGCCAAGCAGGCGGAGATCGTGGAGCCGCATGCCGAACTGGTCATCGAGAAGAATATCATGAAGCTCGGTTCGTTGCTTTCCGTCAAGGTTGATGAGGCCGCATACAGAAAGGCGGGCGGGGTTGTCGCCAATGAGTCGGAGGGGATGTTCTTCATCCCTGAATCAGGGCCTGGATCACTGCCGTCCGTCAAGGGCGAGGTGATGGAGTTGCCGGATTCCTAGCGCAGTCTCGTGTTGAAACAAGATTCGATGCCGGGATATCATTCTGTTATCCCGGCAATATGCATCAGAGCATCTCAACTCTTTCAGAGCTAACTTGTTCTAGGCAACGACCTTTTCGATGAATGCTTCGAGTCCCCGGACCGCTTCCACATCTCCAAAGATGTGGGAGCGGTTTTTCTCTAACTTGCTGCGCATGGCCTGTCTGAAGGTTGCGTCAGTCCCCATGCGCACGGCCAGACCGAGATAATCGGCAAAGGATGCGGCAATGGATTCGTCCATGCCCATCATGGTGTAGACCGCGCGGGAGTGCCGCCCGCGCATCATTCCCTGTGGCCAGGTGATTCCGGGCAGCCCGGCATGGCAAGCCTCCACCGTGGAGTTGAATCCCGACCACTTGATGGAGTCAAGGAACACGTCGCACAACGTGTTCAGGGCGCGGTAAGCCTCCGGGGTCTGGTAGGGGAGCATGATCACATGGTCTCCGGCCCTGATCCCGTGTTCGGAAAAGATGCGTGCGAGCCGGGCCAGGAACCGTTGGTTGAGTCGGTCCGCATGTCCGTTTTCGAT from Pseudodesulfovibrio sp. S3 includes the following:
- a CDS encoding cobyrinate a,c-diamide synthase, producing the protein MQNYIPRILLAGLSGGTGKTIVSLALVRAFSRAGKTVAPFKKGPDYIDAQWLGLAADRPCSNLDPFFHTRDGIRSVFFHKSLGAGISIIEGNRGLFDGMDEHGTCSSAELARMLEAPVILVIDCTKMTRTTAAIVKGCAAFEPGLNLAGVILNRTAGERHRSVLQKSLEAHTDIPVLGMLPKIGNNPIPERHMGLMSDQEYDGSTHLDALADMAEEWLDLDAVEQVARSAPDFGPNPPTIFPGLAAEKSVRIGYVHDAALWFYYPENLEALEHAGAELVRLSILSDEPWPEIDGLYLGGGFPEVFAERIADNRSILDKLRSLSEAGLPIYAECGGFMVLCDSLEMDGSAHRMAGIFPLGTSFCPRPQGLGYTEGVVVEDTVFFPKGARLLGHEFHYSMCVSENAARLHRGLKMVRGQGSAHGHDGFIYKNTWAGYNHIHALAIPGWAENFVHAAQIWRTAGQQ
- a CDS encoding dissimilatory sulfite reductase D family protein; this encodes MVLDPEAAKAEILKFCEEKSANKTKFYFNDFTKLFPDEKTRDVKKVLTKLIQEEKLVFWSSGSTTMYGLAGAGKQAASEGES
- a CDS encoding DegT/DnrJ/EryC1/StrS family aminotransferase, with product MSIPFIDLKSQYKQVESSIRKGIDGVLERGAYVMGPEINEIEAKLSNYSGVSFGVSCSSGTDALLMALMALEVGPGDAIFTTPFTFIATAEVVALLGATPVFVDVDPVSFNLDADDLRRKIRDIKENRKELTPKGVIAVDIFGQPADYDSIEPMVHNSGLFLIVDAAQSFGATYKGKPVCSLGDVACTSFFPAKPLGCYGDGGMVFVHNEALKKLLVSIRVHGMGEHKYDNDRLGLTARMDSIQAAILLAKFEIFPEEILKRQEVADRYSALLSEVDGLTPPSVPEGSTSVWAQYCVLARDTEQRTEIMGKLSEASIPSVIYYPKPLHLQKAFADLGYAVGDFPVAEDVSSRIFALPMHPYLTAEDQETIVNVIKG
- the dsrA gene encoding dissimilatory-type sulfite reductase subunit alpha; amino-acid sequence: MAKHKTPLLDQLESGPWPSFVSDIKQEAEARAKNEKGLDYQIPVDCPDDLLGVLEMSYTDGETHWKHGGIVGVFGYGGGVIGRYCDQPQMFPGVAHFHTVRVAQPNGKWYNTKLLGDLMDIWDLRGSGLTNMHGATGDIVFLGTTTPQLEEIFFELTHNLDIDLGGSGSNLRTPATCLGMSRCEYACYDTQELCYNLTMEYQDELHRPAFPYKFKFKFDGCPNGCVAAIARSDLSFIGTWKDPIKVDQEAVAAYVGGEIAPNAGAHADRDWGAFDIQKEVVDLCPSKCISYEGGKLIMDHKECVRCMHCINTMPRALKVGDERGCSILCGAKAPILDGPQMGSLLVPFMEVNKDDDYQSIKDLIEGVWDWWMEEGKNRERIGETMKRLGMAALVNAAGVPVDARQVQEPRHNPYIFWKAEDVEGGWERDINDFRKRHQR
- the dsrB gene encoding dissimilatory-type sulfite reductase subunit beta — translated: MAFISSGYNPDKPMEGRISDIGPRHFGEYLPPVIKDNFGKWDYHEIIESGILLHVAQSGDKTYTVRAGTARLMSVTHIREICEIADKFAKGYVRFTTRNNIEFQVETEAAAKELKAYLNGQTFAGGSIKFPVGGTGAGVTNIVHTQGWVHCHTPATDASGTVKATMDVVFDDFTSMKLPAPVRISMACCLNMCGAVHCSDIAILGIHRKPPIIDHQYLDNLCEIPLAVAACPTGAVRPSKVELNGETYKTVAIKEERCMFCGNCYTMCPSLPLSDGDGDGIAIMVGGKISNRITKPSFSKVVVPFVPNEPPRWPTLTKVIKKILDTYAADANKYERLGDWANRIGWERFFEKCDLPFTEHLIDDFRDPAYYTWRQTTQFKW